DNA from Daucus carota subsp. sativus chromosome 1, DH1 v3.0, whole genome shotgun sequence:
ttcTATTTGGCGAAGGTTCGagaaaatgtttataattttcgTTCTTTTCATCATTCCATTCTACCTTGTTTGAACTAGAAATCAAATAAGCTAATTTTATATAAGTTTGAAATCATATGTGTTGCAGTCACTGTGTAATGCTTGTGGGATTCGTCGAAGGAAAGCAAGAAAGGCCATAGCACTAGCAGCTCATAATAGTATCGAAAGCGTTAGTAAAATGGATCAGCACTCTTCTACAAGGCCTTCAAAATTTCACAAGGGAAAGAAATTGCATACAACTTATCATGATGTCACACACTCTCGCCAAACAACTGGCAACTCAAAGCTTAGTTTCGAGGACTTTGCAATGAGTTTAGTTAACAAGAAATCAGCTGAATTGTTCCCTGGGGACGAAGAAGAAGCCGCAATCCTTCTAATGACTCTTTCTTGTAGCCTTATTTCTGGTTGAAGCTAACTAATCAGTTTGCTACATGATTATGTACAATGGTATCTGTTAATTTTGTGAACTTGTGCCTGTATTAATGTGGAGAAGTGAGATCTAATATTGtaataagagcaagtccaacagtgtctaGTTGGAGCCCTAAACATAATATAAGAAATTATGTCCTGGTAGTTTATGACATATTCTACTTGTAATTTTAACTCCAACGATGTGctttattttcactatatgtttaatattttattattaaaagttcactttcatcattaaaacataatataaaatagagagagaaatagAGTGTtggtaaaaatttattataaaatattagatagGGCGAGCCTCAAAAATAGGGTTTGAATGGGTTGTctagtgatatagggcatcactaggacattcatcaagttttttcatcaaaagccttatattatgacttaggacaccAGGGCAAGTGTTTCTTTTTGACAGGAAATAGGTAGTTTCGCTGGATTAATaaagttttgttatttttttttttttgccaaaataaAGGTTTGTTATGGTAACAATAAAACATGCATTTGTTCATGTTTTATGAGTAAGAAGCATAAAATAAAACCCTAATACCATCCTTGGCAACTCTACTTCCaacaattaataattttttgacaaaagtAAAAGAATTAATGGCATACTCAATCCAGgttaataatttaatgaattgATAATAGTATGtggattttaatgaaatatatatgattttgatttcatGTTGAATATGGTggatttaaaaatttcataaaagATTCACGTGAAATCTTGTTACGAGAAAGTTGgccaaaattatagataatatcAGTGTTCTACTGGAATTGATTTTTCATATGTAtaactttataatttatattaaaaacatatattaattaaaacaaattcaTATGTTTCTCAATATaggattaattttaatatatattaattaaaaatatatattaaataaaaatattattaaatattaaatttattcctgaaataattataaacaaataataaataattgacCGCAGGGGCAAAAACTGCTGGTTTTAATAATCGCACAACAGAGTTAAAGCTTCTGGGCTTTACTGAGAGATGGACCATAAACTACTAGAAATAGACTTGGAGCTGGATTCATATGtgtaaaattaaaagaattgcATGCAGGCCCACCAGCCCAAAATTTCTACCACTACTAacttatttgtatattttgaatttaaaatattgatacaTTTTAGTTCAAATAAATTGATCCtccaataatattattataatataatgataattttatcataaatattttttttattaaattaagacaatattattctaattttgttaattaatataatattgttcCATTTATAtagtaattaaattttaaaaaaacagttACCAAGTAAACTTCTAATTAAAACAAACCAACAAAgacaataatatattattttaatattatatgtaatgacGAGCCAAACATATTCAACCCAACAAATCGTTATAAGCACTAAATACCAGTACACCGTGAATTTgctaatttgaaattatatcattatataaataaatatatcgcATATtgaattaaactaaaaatatttttttttatattattgatgACATAAAATCGATCCACCGTACACAATGTACTCACAAAATACAAAAGCACAACTTTTCATGTCTAAGCTGAAATCACCGGTCTTTAACAAATTTGTTATTGCGCTGTTTTGCATACGTAAAATTGTTCATATGATTGTCTGAACCAAAAATGCATCATCCCGTATAAAGCcaatttactattttttaacatAACATGTGATAATTAGTTTAGTTTAGagtatttggttatattaataaGTTATTATTATAATGCAGCTTATAATATctacattttatatatttaagatatttcttattaaattaagTTATGTGGGAAAAATATACTAAATAATCAATTCTACGGGTGTCTTGCTATTTTCTAGAGAAACTTCATCTCATAATTCAAATTTGTAGTGAagttattttaactttttaaaatattttcatttctaataattatttaatttgtctggaaaaaataattaattggaGGGGTTAAGAACTTAAGATTAAGCGAGTTCCATATTATATACCCTGCGCCTGGAAGCAGAGGATAAACCGCGTCAGCCACTGACTACATACACCTAATAAATTAAACACCACCGAGCTACTTGATATATACAAACAATCTATACATACACCTATACATACATTCCATTCCAGTCCAATGGAGGGAACCCTCGATCACTTAATTTAATCTCCACACTTTGCTTCTTCAACAAGCTGCTGCAACTTCATCGATCCCAATCTATACACACACCTATACACACAACTCGCCGGAGCTGTTTCGATTCTGATTCGTTGCGTTTGTTTTGTGATGCGATTCTCTCGACTATGTCGAAGATGAAACACTTGTTGCGTAAGCTTCACATCGGCGGCGGTGGCGCCGACAATTTCGCCGATCACCACCGCGTGGAGGCGAGTTCGTCGGTGAGCGCGAGCCCGACGCCGCAGACGACGCCGGTTGCGGCGGAGACGGCGGCGTATTCGGCATTGACGAGCGGGGAATCGGCGGCCGCGGAGGAGGCGTACTTCGAGGAGGAGTATCAGATGCAGTTGGCGTTGGCGATCAGTGTTTCGGATCCTGAGACGAGAGAAGATGCGGAGACGGCGCAGATCAAGGCTGCCAAGCAGCGGAGCTTGGGGCTTTCGGGTTCGGAGAGTGTAGTGGAGTTTTTGTCGGTTCGGTATTGGGTAATTTGCTGATTTGCGGTTAATTTTTGTTAATTGAAGTGTTTAATTGTTGTTACTGAAGGTGTTGATGTATTGTGCGGTTAATTAAGTTAAAACTGTTGGTATTGTTATTAATTAAAGTGTGTAATTGTCATTTTGTTGTATTGAGCATTTAATTAAGTGAAAACTACCGATTTTGGTATTATTCTTTAAGcatttctttttcatttgtTACTGTTCTGCTGCGCGGGACAGTTAATTAAGCTAACATTGTGAGATTTTGTCATTAATTGAAGCCTTTGATTCTTGTTTCTATATTGGGAAGTTAATTAGGTTAaaattgatttgtttttttagttTGTTGGAGTTTCTAATCTCAAAATTGGCCTATCACTGTCTTTATATTAGGATCTAGATGTTGAGCGGTACTTTGAGCTCACTTTAACTAGTAAACCTTCATACTGTGGAATTAAAGTTTTGTATTTGGATTATTGTCACGGTAACGAATAGGTATTAGTTTTCCTTTGCGGGCAAATATAAGTGCTTGTTCTTGTTTGTGTTAATTATGTTAGCAGTGGCGTAGTAGGGTTTTGCTTAAAGTAGATGCTAGTCTGTCATTCTTATGTTTTCCCTAGGGTTTGAATACTGACTAATTAGCCGAATTTCTTCTCTGCAGAGTAATAATGTTGTTAATTACGACGAGAAAGTGATGAATggattttatgatatttatggAGGTTCTTCAAACTTAACCACCCAAGGGAAAATGCCATCACTAGTGGATCTTGAAGCAATTCCTGTATCAGACAGTGTTGATTATGAAGTTATATTAGTGGATCGGGCAAATGATATAGAGCTGCGGAAACTTGAGGAGAAAGTCGTTGGATTATTATTGGATTATCAGGCATTGGGGGCTGGTCAAATTATGAATGGTTTGGTCCAGATTATTGCTGATATAGTCGTCGATAGAATGGGTGGTCCAGTCAGTAATGCAGATGAATTGCTAAAAAGATGGACTAGCAGGAGTTATGAAGTGCGGAATTCCCTAAAATCTGTCATAATCCCCATTGGTTGTCTCGAAGTGGGGCTTTCACGCCACAGGGCCTTACTTTTTAAGGTTTGGAAATTCGAAGTTTCTCTTTCTCGCATCTCTCAAGTCACATGTGTGTTAATGTAGTTCACGACAATTTTTTCCCATTGGACataattcattttatatttattaccgCTCTTAGGGTGTAAGAATTAAGAGACCAATCCttagtttaaaaaaatgagCAAAATTATTTGTAGAACTTGTCTTCACTTCGTAGTATATCactattaatattatttgatgtGTAAAGGTTTGGGTACTATGTGTTTACTTTGGTCATTGCAAATTAGGTTAGGACTTTGTTTTCACACTCATCTATAAGAAGTGAACATGAACTCAAGCATTACATAAGTACCTTGGTTCTCATCTCTTCtagtaatatttaaaatcataaacttGTTCTGGTATATAGTGTTCTTACTACAGACCTGATCTTTTTAATCATTTCAGTCTTTCTAGTTGCACCCCAATATTTGGTAGACAGCATTCTACATTGTGTTAAAACGGGTTTGCGACAGTGATACGAGACATACAGGTGGACAAGTTCCTATGCTACTATGGAGAATCGAAAATCAATTAGGACTAAAATTTTCAGTGACAACCTTGAATAGATATCAAACAGAATTGAAAatgtttttatcaaaatatcTTTCTGCAAAATATTTATGTGAATTAGAATTGCTAATAATTTGAGTCATAACAATATTTGGTTCTTTTTGCCAAGTAGAAGTAATATAGAGCCATTGATTAATAATTAAGAGATAATTTTGTTAGTTTTTTATGCACGTGTAAATGAATTGTGTGGAAGCATTATTAATTAATGGATTTATGTATAAAAgttatattgtaatattttgTACAATGGTTGCTAGGTACTCGCGGATAGGATCAACCTTCCATGTATGCTGATTAAGGGTAGCTATTATACTGGCACCGATGATGGAGCTGTAAACTTGATCAAAATTGATGATGGAAGGTATTTACGATAATAATATGTGAAAACTAATTCTGTTAAGTTCTATTATTCTATACATTACTTCTATATATAGCTCTGTACTGATTGTGTATATGTTCTAAATTAAAGTTTCATACTGAATTCTTAACTCATCATAACTTAGGCTAACTcttaaatgaaaagaaaaaagactAATATTAGCTGGTAGATAGTATGTGAGGTAAAAGAATTTCTGAGTGAATCTTGTTATAAGTAATGCAATTCTATTTTGTGTTTAATTGTTCCCATTGTCATAGAACCACATGTATAAAAGCCGAAAATACTTGCCTTGATCTTCCATCTGTTAAAGATCTTATGTTCCGAAATTATTTGGTTCAGTGTATTATAATCTAATGTATGCATTCCGATTGCTGATAATCTGTTCTCATTGTCGTGGTTCTGATATTTTTAAGCTTTATAACATGGATCCCTCATTTGGCACAAAGCATCCTTGACTAACAGTAGGCACTGTAGAAGGGTTTGAGGTTTTGGACCATTGGTGAGCCACAGTTCTTTCGTATTATGATGTCAAATGAACACTCAATAGAAATATGAATACAATGTTAAATTTGAGTATTCACTGTTGTTGACCAGTTTTGGAGTTTGTTCTCTTCTGTGAAACATGTCAAATGGTGAACAGTATGTTTAGGTGGTAATTGTCAAATGCAGATTACTCTTCTTCTGCCGCTTTGTTTTTTAAGATACACTGTTAAAAAGTGAAATGTAGCAAGTGAACTTTACTGGCATAGTAGGTGGATGTCCTGCATATACTAATCCACAGTTGACAATTTAGAAGTCATATTACAAACAACAATAAAGTTGTGATGTTGCTGATTGTCGGATTGATGCAGCGAATACATAATAGATCTAATGGGAGCTCCAGGCACATTGATCCCAGCTGAGGTTCCCAGTTGCAATCTTCAGAATTTTGGCCTAGATACCAGGTCTTATACTGATATATCTGACACAGTTATCGGTCATGAAAGAGTTGTCACAGCTTCTAGTTCAAATTCAGTTACTGCATTATCTGAAGGTATCCCATCAAAAAAGGATGATAAGAACGTTGGTGATAAGAACCAAATGGAGAGGTTTGAATATGACTTCGGAAAGCTTCTTCCATCACTATGCAAGTCAAACGAAGGGTTGTCGAGCGGCGGAGAGAAACCATCAGCTGCAAAGAAGTTACAAGTTAAAGATGTCTCCAAATATGTCATCAGTGCTGCTAAAAACCCTGATTTTGCACAAAAGCTTCATGCTGTTTTGTTGGAAAATGGTGCATCACCTTCTTCAGATATGTTTTCTAATACAAATCCTCAGTATCTTGGTGAAGATAACATGCTAgcaaaatgtaatatatatgatGGAAATATGGCGGATTGGGGTGCACAATGTGATCATACATTCTTGCGTAACAGTGAACAGTGTTTTGTACCGTTTACTGGAGCACAATTATTTGAAAATGTAAGCTATGATACTGAGCAAAATGTGATCAAGAGGCCTCAGACAGCACAGGAGGAACTGAACTTCCCTAACACTGATTTCATGTTACCGTTGTTTGTTGCTAATAAAGAGGGTTCTGTGCCTAATTACAGTGAAACTACGACAAACTTTTCGACTCATGATGCCAATGCAGTTGGTTCCTCTCAGCTAGTTGCTAGTGTTTTACAAGCCGATCACACTAGTGTATCATCCTTGTCTCGTGCATATAATCCTATCAATGGACAACCCAGAGACGCTCTTGTTGGTAATGATGCCCTATGCTCCAAAGAGAGTACCACAGATGTTTCCGAGAatattgaaaaacaagaagaaacCTGCATGCAATTGATTACTAAATCCAATGGTGATCAGAATATTTCCTGCAATACTTACAATGAGAAGAGCAGCCCAGTGCTGGGAGAGGTTGCAGAGTGGGAAATACCGTGGGAGGACCTGCAAGTTTTTGAACGCATTGGTATTGGTAAGAATTTACAGAAGTTTCTCCTAATGAAGATTAAATTTAGGTATAAAAttgatatgtgtgtgtgtgtggtggtGGGGGGTGTTAGATAATGCTTATGTGCTTTTCCTAGTTTCAGCAGGCTAAAATGTAGAAGGTGTTTTGAGATCTTTTAACGGTGTGGCACTGCAAATTGTGTTGTTCTGGCATGAAACATCAAAAAATTAGCTCACAGCATTTTTATTACTTAGCCAGTATAGGATTTAGCCAGACAAAACTAGGTTTCGTCTTGACTTTATCTTTAGCATCTACAAGGCTTGATTAATATCTATAATGAGTCTGATGGCCGAGGAACCAGGAGGTAAAAGTTGATGGTGTATAATTATAACAATGTAGAGATGGTTGgaagaattttatatattataagcatGAATAAGAGATGGATTACAGGGGGAGTGACTGGATAATAGAAGGATAACTAAAGGAGGATGTCCAACCCTAATCATCAGCTCAAATTTGTAGGATACATGCTATTTATCAGGAATTTATTGATATAAATTGGAATGTAGCATCATGATTGATAATACATCCAAGTGCAAACTATTTCTTGAAATCCCCAACTATTCTCTGTTTCCATAGAATCAGTGTTCATCTCCTTTTTATACTGAAAAACAAATAAGAAAGGTTCTCTGCTAGAAGATTTCTGTAGATAAATGCATGAAGTAGAAGAAATTAAAGGCGACTAAACTGAGCTAAGTACAATTAAGAGATTCATCTTCATGTGTGCCTGGTAAATTAACAGATTTTCACATATTAAAGATGAGACAGTTCTCGACGTTGCAAGCTGTGTTACATGGGCACTTTTATGTGGGTAAAGTGAATTACCTGTAATAATGCCAATAGCAAACATAGATGTTTCATATTTGTGCTTAGCATTCATGTCCGGTCGacattttattgataaaaaagaTGAAAATGATTTAATATAACAGCAAATTTAACAAGTGTTTGCCACGGTACGAAcaagaaatattattattgttatgcCCTCTGCATGTCTTTATGTTATGTAAGTGTTTATCATACTGAAATTTTGCTTAAGATGGTATAGAAGTCGCTAAACTTGTTattaaatagtactccctccttctcaaccatttctttacactttccttttgagatgtcccatccaattctctacattttaaaacttactAAGGTGCTGTTTGGgattgctgttgcagacagcaacagcagctttttgctgaaaagcaggtgaaaaactgtttggtaaatgttaaagcagcttttctgaacagcagcttttggctgaaaagctgcttttagaaaaagcaggtcctcctatgcttttggaaaaagctgctttcagcttttgcaggatgctgttacaaatttcactatcaaacttcataacaaaaaatatttttttatattataacttaaaataaacaaatatcaaaaaaattaccaaacagttatctgatttctacaacagcactttttttaccagcacttttacTGAccgcacagcaatttttaacagcacccccaaacagaccctaaatatagtaaaattttataatatagaattCAACTAAtcccactacttttctccactacttactttatacattaaatatcaaGCGGTCCCACTGCTATCCTCACTTTTCTTACCTTTTCACCATTACTTTACTtactttcttaacctccttgccCAACCTAAATGTTAACATTTGGGTGGGATGGAGGAAGTAACATATAACAAATATGAATTTATCGACCTTGTCTTGTTGTCAAAGAAGCTGGCTCATTTCAGTCCAAAATTAAGCGCACATGTATGCAATTACCTCCAACAAACTGTGTCCATGTAACATCACTCCGTATTTTCTTGAGCAAAGCTACGGTAAATTGCAGCTGTTAGTTCAAAAGGCTGTAGCATTTATTTCCTCCTTGGATAAATTTAAATAACCATTGATTGCCGTCCTCCTTTGAGCAACTATTATTGCCTCTATGCATATTAGGCTCTCTTTGCttagagaaaagaaaatcaaatttGTCATTGCTTTTGGAAGAAGTATTATCTTCTTGTGATTGAGCACGTAGATATTTTATTAGAAGTGTGTAGAGTAAAAGTTAACTGTCAAAGCTCATTGTTTCCATCTCTAGatgtatgcatgtatatatgaCACATATGTGTCCAGCAATTGTTTTTATCtgtgaaaatttgaaatttgatttacaTTGATATAATTCTTAATGAGAATTATGATACAATTTGCAATGTTTATTTTGcaaatgtattattttataattttgtagagTATCTGCTTATCTGGTAACCTCTACCAGAATAATTAGTTTTGTCTCTACGAAATGTGATACTTAAATGCAGGCACTCCTGCTATGCCCATAACTCATTGTCTAATTATATCTTATATGGATTTTGCTAGTGGTTTCTTGCAAAGACTAATCCTCTTGTGTATTTACATGGGAATTGGAATTTAATGTCAATGTTAGTATTACAATGACTCAGTTCttttaataatctttttattttgtatggGCTGGCAGGTTCATATGGTGAGGTTTTTCGTGCGGAATGGAACAGCACCGTAAGTTAAAatccttatttatttatttttttatttaagctCTGATCCTGATCAGGAGTTCCCTTTATAATGCATGATCTCCTTATTAGTTTCACATTGTCCATTATCCAACATGTTGGCAGAAACCGTAAGAACTTGATGGGAAAAACatgcgcgcgcgtgtgtgtgtgcGCACATTTTTGCCCTTAGATTTTTTTTGCAAAAGCTGATTGAACAGTTCTATTTTTTGGCTCTttcgaaatattaaatttgCCCATCTTAAACATGATTACATGATAATTTGTGCCTGCAAAATCGTTATTGCACTGCCAGTGAGTTTTGCGATAgcatttctaaaaatatttgatttctgATGTTGATCAAATAATTGACTGTGCTCTTCTAACAATATATGTGTCAGTTGTTAATCTGTATTTCTAGCAAGGACACCATATCTCATTAATCAATACTTTGGTATGGTCTGACAGGAAGTTGCTGTGAAGAGATTTATGAACCAGGATATCTCAGGCGATGCACTTGATCAATTTAAATGTGAAGtaagttatatatttatcttGCATTTGATTGAACGCTGGTTACGTATGTATCTTAATTAACCTTTTAATGTTTTGCCTATTGCAGGTTGAAATTATGTTGAGACTGAGACATCCTAACGTGGTTCTCTTCATGGGAGCAGTTACTCGCCCCCCAAATCTGTCTATACTTACGGAGTTTTTACCAAGGTTGATCTCTTTCTCCCTTGTTTATACTAGACGATCTTTACCGGGATTTGTGTGcgccacacactcacacacacacgcacCAGTTCCAAGGCACACAACATTTCAACCTGCATAAGAGATATAGATTGAAAGAgtactttttttaaatatgtcaTACTAAAATTACAACTGTTACTGAAAATAAGATTAATACAGAAAATGAAAGGGTGACCAAGGAAAAAAGACCCTTGTCTTTAGTATTGCACAGGGGTCGTATTCTATGTCCTTTATAAATAATGGGCAACTTGACTACACTTATCAGGTGTGAAGTTATATGATAAAAAATAGTCGCGCTcgcattttttttttggagggaGTATAGGCGAAGGAAAGGGAGGCTATTATATTCTGTTAACAATGCAACTGGCACCCTCTCTACTCCCCATAATATGATATTAACTAAACGGTTTGTCTAGTgcgtgcccatgggcacatgctaagaattaaattttatgcatttagctcattttgattggtgtggtggttgtatatgcagggggggcaaccattattaagaagtaggagccaatcaaaatgagttgaATACatagaatttggtgcttaggatgtgcccatgggcacatcatagaaaaacTGTTAATTAAAACATTGCACATAGTTTTTCGCAATGAACAAAAAATGCTTGTGTTCTGAGCCATGGTCCTGATTACAGAGAGCTATGTAATAGTCATCAGTTCTCTTACCTGCTGTTCAAGTTTCTCGTAGTGCTGTTAGAATGGTGATATACTGAAAATGTTCAATCACTaggtattttaataaataaaggcTTCCATGTAGATTTATACTGGATTTTGTGCAGGGGAAGTTTGTTTAAGCTGCTGCATCGTCCAAACATCCAACTTGATGAGAAGAGGCGATTGCGAATGGCTCTTGATGTGGTAAGAGTTGGATACAATGTTTCCACTTGATTTCTGCAATTTATTTCGATTGTATCTTATTAAATCTGTTTTAATTTTTTGCAGGCTAAGGGAATGAATTACTTGCATACAAGCAATCCTATGATTGTACATCGAGATCTGAAAACTCTGAATCTCCTTGTTGATAAAAATTGGGTTGTTAAGGTTAGTTTGGTATTGGCCTTCAAGTCCTCATATATTACAAAGGAAATCGGAAATCCATTTTTTCTTTGCTTGAAGAACTCagaatattatgattttctGCTGAaacttatatttaattgttaatGTCTACAGGTTTGTGATTTTGGGATGTCACGGTTGTTGCACCACACGTTTTTATCTTCTACGTCGACTGCGGGAACGGTAAGGCTTTGGGATACTAAAGGTGTTATTTGTCAGTTAATTAGGTTTATGTTCTATCTACCCTATTTTCGTCTATTTTGTGTTCATTCCTTAAGTTCTGTTTTCCTTGCACCCTAGCGAGGGTGGTAAAAAGTCACAGGGGTAAAGTGGGAGCTTTTCTATAATTCTTAGAGCATTACATGTACTGATAGATTGTATATGCAGCCTGAATGGATGGCTCCTGAGGTTCTAAGGAATGAATTATCCAATGAGAAGTAAGTTCATGCTTCGTATACCTTGAAGATCTTTGTAGGGGTTTAGTAACACTTTTGACGATTTTGTTTCGGACTTGCTGAGAGTATATTGGATTCTTTTTGTAGGTGTGATGTATACAGCTTTGGGGTGATATTGTGGGAGTTGGCAACTTTGCGTGTGCCATGGAACGAGATGAACTCTATGCAGGTTGTTGGAGCTGTTGGATTTCAACAtagacatctggatgtaccagaCTGGGTTGATCCCTTGGTAACAGAGCTAATACTTGAGTGCTGGAATCCGTAAGTTTATAATCTTGCTTTCTATTCTGGTCTTTCAATGGTGGATAACTGGGTAATGACATTTTGTTTCAATTACTGATATTTAGTGAACTTCagttttcataaaatatattaaaacttaATCATTAGCCTACAAACTACTAGAACCAGTCTCTAaccaatttttaattactatttgtaactacaaaaatcactcgtttgtacatcacaaatcacttttatatatataacatatctcaAAAACGaatctatacatacatacatatatatatatatatatatatatatataccacgTATATGATCATAATCTTCACCCATACTGAAATAATAGACCTGCCGCCATTACCAACACCTTTTATGACTtgctccaatagaaaccaaattagcctacaaACTACTAGAACCAGTCTCTAACCAatttttaatcactatttttaactacaaaaatcactcgtttgtacatcacaaatcactttcttatatataacatatctcaAATACGaatctatacatacatatatataccacgtatatgatcatcatcttcacccatACTGAAATAATAGACCTGCCGCCATTACCAACACCTTTTATGACTtgctccaatagaaaccaaattagcctacaaACTACTAGAACCAGTCTCTAACCAatttttaatcactatttttaactacaaaaatcactcgtttgtacatcacaaatcactttcttatatataacatatctcaAATATGaatctatacatacatatatataccacGTATACATAGTTACACGGATCGCGGATCGATCCGGTACGCGGTACGAGTTCGGGTACGTGGGACGTTACTTTGGACGAATCGGGTACGAAGAGCCGTGAATCGGGTTCGCGGGTCGAATCAAGGATCCCgtgcaaaatattttttattagataatttaaaattatattttttatttattgagaATGTTACGagaatatcaataaaatatttatgcaaAGATTGACAAtgaattaaaactaatatttttataaatattataatttgaagtTAATCTAAATTGGATAAGAATC
Protein-coding regions in this window:
- the LOC108204440 gene encoding probable serine/threonine-protein kinase SIS8, with product MSKMKHLLRKLHIGGGGADNFADHHRVEASSSVSASPTPQTTPVAAETAAYSALTSGESAAAEEAYFEEEYQMQLALAISVSDPETREDAETAQIKAAKQRSLGLSGSESVVEFLSVRYWSNNVVNYDEKVMNGFYDIYGGSSNLTTQGKMPSLVDLEAIPVSDSVDYEVILVDRANDIELRKLEEKVVGLLLDYQALGAGQIMNGLVQIIADIVVDRMGGPVSNADELLKRWTSRSYEVRNSLKSVIIPIGCLEVGLSRHRALLFKVLADRINLPCMLIKGSYYTGTDDGAVNLIKIDDGSEYIIDLMGAPGTLIPAEVPSCNLQNFGLDTRSYTDISDTVIGHERVVTASSSNSVTALSEGIPSKKDDKNVGDKNQMERFEYDFGKLLPSLCKSNEGLSSGGEKPSAAKKLQVKDVSKYVISAAKNPDFAQKLHAVLLENGASPSSDMFSNTNPQYLGEDNMLAKCNIYDGNMADWGAQCDHTFLRNSEQCFVPFTGAQLFENVSYDTEQNVIKRPQTAQEELNFPNTDFMLPLFVANKEGSVPNYSETTTNFSTHDANAVGSSQLVASVLQADHTSVSSLSRAYNPINGQPRDALVGNDALCSKESTTDVSENIEKQEETCMQLITKSNGDQNISCNTYNEKSSPVLGEVAEWEIPWEDLQVFERIGIGSYGEVFRAEWNSTEVAVKRFMNQDISGDALDQFKCEVEIMLRLRHPNVVLFMGAVTRPPNLSILTEFLPRGSLFKLLHRPNIQLDEKRRLRMALDVAKGMNYLHTSNPMIVHRDLKTLNLLVDKNWVVKVCDFGMSRLLHHTFLSSTSTAGTPEWMAPEVLRNELSNEKCDVYSFGVILWELATLRVPWNEMNSMQVVGAVGFQHRHLDVPDWVDPLVTELILECWNPVAQLRPSFGQIIARLRCFQHLVIAEKRKAGKVSGRNERKNSVE